One Hippocampus zosterae strain Florida chromosome 21, ASM2543408v3, whole genome shotgun sequence genomic region harbors:
- the ppp1r3aa gene encoding uncharacterized protein ppp1r3aa, translated as MEALSIPLPKGLPLAGREREGEEVRTEAFSSWGSSTDGQREEPRRRVSFADAFGLDLVSVKEYDEEVGEREAPAQEEFHLSCLFAAPQSEEELLRRLQGQMAELESVELLPGTATLRGCVRVLNLCFSKSVYARITLDSWKSYFDLPAEYVPGSSDRKTDRFTFQYTLVPPPEKTGTRVEFCLRYETSAGTFWANNQEMNYVIICHRKSPAKQQVHEDPKRKRSCLRANRRASTQEQENTDTVTLAAETEAARDAEGTRAERKPMAAGPKSRQRAARLMHVKEIFSQRWGQASSRQPADAPQPSGEFLLQRKQVLTYHQIPLITLDWDNEQPQWVSSNMDNIRTGRAKVTLSKASEENVKGALSVNDIWANFLNGEGASPDDESSVCDVWQAFIRGPPYVGDGGVPESEWLQSAASVRPATENRHAPRNARPATLAASAVGQAPSHAPPAHVSSESRQLSETCVGGGENRVALRSRTRPVATGDSSSECHERKEDRIKGGLKGDEASVQLAAGGATSRRGSRTSDVTAGAQIASGDDDRILPGESPEREVTGDTVASSDTKRQGAEDGASMHSMRAVASTAEEVVEPPKNEPCENQTENEMSRELRNQTESPERVNFDQDWEGTGAKNEESDPIVAKAFEAIESRQTGDDSVRGVHGHARAKANDNIAATVDHDPSGRNKGSTEESGQLTRGPSDGFMWWSVLYILSHITRIVTCSLPVAGFVVVVVLYDFPAFFAVYVFSMAWWFCKWRGARGATNKSDVS; from the exons ATGGAGGCTCTGTCCATTCCGCTCCCGAAGGGATTGCCTTTAGCCGGGCGGGAACGTGAAGGTGAAGAGGTCAGGACGGAGGCCTTCTCCTCTTGGGGCTCTTCGACGGACGGGCAACGGGAGGAACCCCGCAGGAGGGTGTCCTTCGCCGACGCCTTCGGCCTGGACCTGGTGTCCGTCAAGGAGTacgacgaggaggtcggcgaaAGGGAGGCACCGGCGCAAGAGGAGTTCCACCTGTCGTGTCTGTTTGCGGCGCCCCAGTCCgaggaggagctgctgcggcGGCTGCAGGGCCAGATGGCGGAGCTGGAGAGCGTGGAGCTCCTCCCGGGGACCGCCACCCTCCGAGGCTGCGTCCGGGTCCTCAACCTCTGTTTCAGCAAGTCCGTCTACGCCCGCATCACGCTGGACAGCTGGAAGAGCTACTTTGACCTGCCGGCTGAATACGTGCCCGGATCGAGCGATCGCAAAACCGACCGCTTTACCTTCCAGTACACCCTCGTTCCTCCGCCGGAGAAAACGGGCACCCGGGTTGAGTTCTGTCTGCGCTACGAGACGTCAGCCGGGACTTTTTGGGCCAACAACCAGGAGATGAACTACGTCATCATCTGCCACCGGAAGAGTCCCGCCAAGCAACAGGTGCACGAGGACCCGAAGAGGAAACGGAGCTGCCTTCGAGCCAACAG GAGGGCGAGCACGCAGGAACAAGAGAATACGGACACGGTGACGCTTGCCGCAG AAACCGAGGCCGCACGTGACGCGGAGGGGACGAGGGCCGAACGCAAACCGATG GCGGCGGGCCCAAAAAGCCGACAGCGAGCGGCGCGCTTGATGCACGTGAAAGAAATCTTCTCCCAGAGGTGGGGGCAAGCTTCCTCGCGTCAGCCCGCCGACGCCCCGCAGCCCTCGGGGGAGTTCTTGCTTCAACGGAAACAAGTGCTGACCTATCACCAAATTCCCCTGATTACACTGGACTGGGACAACGAGCAGCCGCAGTGGGTGAGCTCCAACATGGATAATATCCGGACTGGGAGAGCCAAAGTCACCTTGTCGAAAGCATCCGAGGAAAATGTCAAAGGTGCGCTGTCGGTCAATGATATTTGGGCCAACTTTCTCAATGGGGAAGGTGCGAGCCCTGACGATGAAAGCTCCGTGTGCGACGTCTGGCAGGCGTTTATTCGGGGGCCCCCCTATGTGGGCGACGGCGGCGTCCCCGAGTCGGAATGGTTGCAGAGCGCGGCCTCGGTTCGCCCGGCAACCGAGAACCGGCATGCACCTCGGAACGCGCGGCCGGCCACCTTGGCAGCCTCGGCTGTCGGTCAGGCGCCGTCACATGCTCCGCCGGCTCACGTTTCCTCGGAGTCCCGCCAGCTCTCGGAGACATGTGTCGGCGGAGGCGAAAACAGAGTGGCGCTCAGGTCGCGCACGCGGCCCGTCGCCACCGGTGACAGTTCGAGTGAGTGTCACGAGCGCAAAGAAGACCGGATAAAAGGAGGACTCAAAGGAGACGAAGCCTCGGTGCAGCTCGCGGCTGGCGGAGCGACGAGCCGGAGGGGGTCGAGGACTTCAGATGTGACCGCGGGGGCTCAGATTGCCAGTGGCGACGATGATCGGATTTTGCCGGGAGAAAGCCCGGAACGGGAAGTCACGGGTGACACAGTGGCATCCAGTGACACAAAAAGACAAGGGGCGGAGGACGGAGCCTCAATGCACAGTATGCGTGCCGTCGCATCCACGGCAGAGGAAGTAGTCGAGCCCCCGAAAAACGAGCCGTGCGAAAACCAAACGGAAAATGAGATGTCAAGAGAGCTTCGGAACCAAACCGAGTCACCCGAGAGAGTCAACTTTGATCAGGACTGGGAGGGCACTGGTGCGAAGAACGAGGAATCGGACCCTATTGTGGCCAAAGCTTTCGAAGCGATCGAGTCCAGACAAACCGGAGACGATTCCGTCAGGGGGGTCCACGGTCACGCCCGAGCCAAGGCAAACGATAACATAGCGGCTACAGTTGACCACGATCCATCGGGACGGAACAAGGGCTCCACAGAGGAAAGCGGGCAGTTGACACGCGGTCCCTCCGACGGCTTCATGTGGTGGAGCGTGCTGTACATCCTGAGTCACATCACCCGAATTGTCACCTGCAGCCTGCCGGTCGCCGGgttcgtggtggtggtggtcctgTACGACTTCCCAGCATTCTTTGCCGTCTACGTGTTTTCCATGGCCTGGTGGTTTTGCAAGTGGAGAGGCGCTCGGGGGGCAACAAACAAGTCGGATGTCAGTTAG